One Acetonema longum DSM 6540 genomic window, CCGCCGTTGATCGCCAGCAGCAGCGCCTTGCCGAGATTGGCGCGGGCGCCGAAGAACTGCATCTGCCTGCCAATCTGCATCGCGGACACGCAGCAGGCAATGCCGTAATCATCGCCGTAAGACGGCCGCATGATGTCATCGCTTTCATACTGAATAGCGCTGGTATCGATCGATACTCTGGCGCAAAAGTCCTTAAAGCCCTGCGGAAGCTGCTGTGACCAGAGCACCGTCAGGTTTGGCTCAGGGGCAGGTCCGAGATTGTATAATGTATGCAGCACGCGGTAAGAAGATTTGGTCACCAGCGTGCGTCCATCCAGCCCCATGCCGCCAATGGCTTCCGTTACCCACAGCGGGTCCCCGGCGAACAGCTCGTTATAGTCCGGCGTCCGCAAATGCCTTGCCAGCCGCAGCTTAATAATAAAGTGGTCCATCAGTTCCTGCGCCTCAGCCTCGCTGAGAACGCCGTTCCTGATGTCGCGTTCAAAATAGATATCGAGGAAGGTGGACACCCGCCCCAGCGACATTGCCGCGCCGTTCTGTTCCTTGATCGCGCCCAGATAGGCGAAATACAGCCATTGTACAGCTTCAGCCGCGGTTTCGGCGGGCCGGCTGATGTCAAAGCCGTACGTGGACGCCATTGTTTCGAGGTCGTGCAGCGCCTGAATCTGCTGCGCGATTTCTTCGCGGCTGCGGATCACCTCTTCTGACATTGGCTGCCCAGCCAGTGCCCGCAGATCGTTCTGTTTCTCCCCGATCAGCCGCTGCGTCCCATACAAAGCCACCCGCCGGTAATCGCCGATAATCCGGCCCCGGCCGTAAGCATCCGGCAAGCCGGTGATAATCCCGAGGCGGCGGACCAGTTTCATCTCGTCGGTGTAGGCCTGAAACACGGCCGTATTATGCGTTGTCGCATGGTGATGATAAATCTCGCTAATATCCGGGTCTAGTTTATAGCCATAGGCTTCACAGGCTTGTTCGGCCATACGGATGCCGCCGTTGACAATGACGCTGCGTTTAAGCGGCGCATCTGTCTGCAGGCCGACGACAGCCTCCAGGTCCCGGGCAATATAGCCGGGCTGGTGCGAAGTAATGGTCGAGACAACCGTCACGTCTACATCCAGCACCCCGCCGTTTTTCTGTTCGGCTTCCAGCAGTTTCAGGCACTCTTCCCATAAACGCTTGGTGCGGAATGTCGCCGCAGCCAGAAAACCGGCACTGCCGGCATAGGGCGTGTAGTTTTTCTGGATGAAATCACGCACGTCTATGCCTGTCTGCCACGTTCCCTGTGTAAACCCCTGCCACGCTTTAACCGTTTGCATATGAAAACCCTCCTTCGGCAAAGCCGTTCTGATATCAGAAACCGCCCGGAAAAGGCAGCTCCAGGCGGTCGGAGGGAAGATATAATCTCCGGAATAATGACCAGCCGAATCTGCACCAGGAATTATTATTTATTACAAGCGGCTCCTGTAATTTTATTGTATGACAGCAGTCATTTTACGTCAATGAAAGCAACGATATAAATAATCGAAATTGATTATCGTTTTCGCTCATACTTGTCTTTTAGACTACGGGCGAACAAGAATAAGCCCGTCCTTTTGGGAGCAGGCTTATTCGTATAACAGGGCAGGACTATTCACCTTTAGGGTTCTAAAACAAAACAGCCGGTTAAATCTCCGCAACGATTCTGCAGGGCAGACCTGTCAAACCCAGATAATTGACGGGGTAAGTGTGTACCATGAAGCTGCGTCCCTTGCTTTCCTGCAACAGGATATCCAGGTTATTCAGGTTTTCAATAACAAAGATTCCATGGTCGGCGCAATACCTATCGGCCTGCGGATGTTCCGCCGGTTTGCGGATGCCGGCGGTATCAATGCCAATCAGGCTTACTTTTTTATTTACCAAATAGGTGATCAATGCCTGGGATAATTCGGGATGGGCCGTAAAATATTCCGGACTGCCGTATTTTTTTTCTTTCAGGCAGCCGGTATGAAACATGACAAAATCGTTTTCGGCAATTTTAGCGGCATCGATGTCCGTTGCCTCGATATCCCGGCCTTTTACATGGCTGACATCAAACACCTTGCCCGTTCTCTCGGTATTTTCCAGATGGAATTCTTTATCCATAATGTCAAAATGGGTTCCAATATGGCCGAATTTCGCCACAGGCGGTATCTGCTTATCCGCGCCAAGATTAGAAAGGGTATTGACGATTTCTTCTGTAACTGCTACTGACAAATCGATTTTCATCATTCATCACTCCTAATCAGATTGTTTCCCGGGAAACAATCTGATTATAGCAAAATATTGTTTCCTTGTAAATCATTTGATCAAGTTTTTTTTTAGCCTGATATCATGTATAATAGTGGTGTTTCCGGCTGAACAGTATTTTATAAAGTTAGGTTGATAGCATGCAGAATAAAGAATGGGAAGTCAAGAAAGTAATACAGAAGATTGAGACGTTGATCTATAACTTTAACAATATGGAAGACCACGAGAAAAGGATACTGCAGGCGATTTTAAGCGATCCGTGCTGGGCGGAACTGCAGCATGTAAGTATATCCTTAGCGGAGTGTCACGTCATAGACTGCATCGAACGCAATGAACAGATCAATGCCACGGCCATTGCCAAAAAATTAAACATAACGAAGGGCGGCATCTCCAAAATAACGGCTAAATTAATAAAAAAGGACCTGATCGAACTCCGGCGCCTGGAAAATAATCAGAAAGAAACCTATTATTCATTGAAGCCGCTAGGCAGAAAAATCTTTCAGGTGCATAAAATCCTGCATGAGAAGGCAGCAGAAAAATTCACGGCTATTTTAAATCAATACAGTAAGGAAGAGCTGCAGCTTGCCGGCCGCCTTCTGAGTGATTTAACAGCAGTATTTCGCTCTACCATAGCCGAACAGGACAGGGAACGGCAAACCGGCATGTGACCCAAATCACATCCATACGTTTTGCTGCTGGTATATAATGAAAAGAAACATCTCGCAGAAGGAGCAGGAGGAGCCCATGAATATACCGTTAGCGAAAATACCGATTCTGAATAAACGGGTCCGGTTTCCTGTGTCGCCGCATATTCCCGGCGGCCTGGCAACCCCGGCGGACCTCTGCAGGATTGCCGCTGTCGCCGAAAAGTACGGCGGCACGCTCAAGATTGCCGGCGGCAATATCGTGATTATCGGGTTAACCCTGGCAGACGGCGAAGCGGCGATGAACGAGCTGGGCATGAGACCGGAGTCGTTCCTCAGCAATACCATCCGGGGCGTGACGATGTGCGCCGGCAAGCCTGACTGCCCCAGAGCCCAGCAGGACAGCACCGCCCTGGGTCTGGCCCTGGATGAAGAATTCTTTGATCAGCAAACTCCCGGCAAGCTGCGCATCGGCGTAAGCGGCTGCCCCAACTGTTGCGCCGAAGTGTTTGTCAAGGATATCGGCCTGTTTGGGACGGCTGCCGGTTTTACTGTGATCCTCGGCGGCAGTTCCGGCAGGCAGGCTCAGGTAGGAAGCATTGCAGCCGGTAATGTACCGGCGGAGGAAACAGCGGCTCTTATCCGCCGCATCGTGGATTATTACCGGAACAACGCCAAAAATAAAGAACGGCTGGGGCAAACCATCAACCGCCTCGGGTTGGATCATCTTGTTTCGCAGGCAATACCGTCGCAATACCGGCTGTCTAAGTAGATCCCATCTTCTATTGGCAAGGGTGGATAAAAGGGGCAGAGTATCCGGCAGGTAGATGTTGATCAGCCAACATTACAGCTCGAAAGGAAATTTTTATGAAAATCGCAATTCTGGTCAGGGAAGAAACCATGCGGCGTTGTACCGGCAAAGGCTGTTTGCAGGCCTTTTTTCAACGTAAAGACGCCTTTGCCGGCTATAAAGGTGACGTCGAACTCATCACCTTTTCCCATGCCGGCGGCGATATGGAGCATAAAA contains:
- the pflB gene encoding formate C-acetyltransferase → MQTVKAWQGFTQGTWQTGIDVRDFIQKNYTPYAGSAGFLAAATFRTKRLWEECLKLLEAEQKNGGVLDVDVTVVSTITSHQPGYIARDLEAVVGLQTDAPLKRSVIVNGGIRMAEQACEAYGYKLDPDISEIYHHHATTHNTAVFQAYTDEMKLVRRLGIITGLPDAYGRGRIIGDYRRVALYGTQRLIGEKQNDLRALAGQPMSEEVIRSREEIAQQIQALHDLETMASTYGFDISRPAETAAEAVQWLYFAYLGAIKEQNGAAMSLGRVSTFLDIYFERDIRNGVLSEAEAQELMDHFIIKLRLARHLRTPDYNELFAGDPLWVTEAIGGMGLDGRTLVTKSSYRVLHTLYNLGPAPEPNLTVLWSQQLPQGFKDFCARVSIDTSAIQYESDDIMRPSYGDDYGIACCVSAMQIGRQMQFFGARANLGKALLLAINGGRDEISGEQAGPELPVLDGDYLDYETVRRQYSVVLDWLAGLYVNTMNVIHYMHDKYAYERLQMSLHDSNVGRLMAFGVAGLSVVADSLSAIKYGNVKVVRDERGIAVGFENKNEFPLYGNNDDRVDALAAEVCNEFSNNLRRHPAYRQAEHTLSILTITSNVMYGKKTGATPDGRSKGEAYAPGANPMHGRDSKGALAAVASVTKLSYDDCRDGISYTFSAVPASLGKTSEAQVRNMVAVLDGYAAKGGHHINVNVLDRSVLEDAMAHPEKYPQLTIRVSGYAVNFVKLSPLHQQEVVHRTFYNTL
- a CDS encoding cyclase family protein; this translates as MMKIDLSVAVTEEIVNTLSNLGADKQIPPVAKFGHIGTHFDIMDKEFHLENTERTGKVFDVSHVKGRDIEATDIDAAKIAENDFVMFHTGCLKEKKYGSPEYFTAHPELSQALITYLVNKKVSLIGIDTAGIRKPAEHPQADRYCADHGIFVIENLNNLDILLQESKGRSFMVHTYPVNYLGLTGLPCRIVAEI
- a CDS encoding MarR family winged helix-turn-helix transcriptional regulator; this encodes MQNKEWEVKKVIQKIETLIYNFNNMEDHEKRILQAILSDPCWAELQHVSISLAECHVIDCIERNEQINATAIAKKLNITKGGISKITAKLIKKDLIELRRLENNQKETYYSLKPLGRKIFQVHKILHEKAAEKFTAILNQYSKEELQLAGRLLSDLTAVFRSTIAEQDRERQTGM
- a CDS encoding nitrite reductase, producing the protein MNIPLAKIPILNKRVRFPVSPHIPGGLATPADLCRIAAVAEKYGGTLKIAGGNIVIIGLTLADGEAAMNELGMRPESFLSNTIRGVTMCAGKPDCPRAQQDSTALGLALDEEFFDQQTPGKLRIGVSGCPNCCAEVFVKDIGLFGTAAGFTVILGGSSGRQAQVGSIAAGNVPAEETAALIRRIVDYYRNNAKNKERLGQTINRLGLDHLVSQAIPSQYRLSK